From Triticum urartu cultivar G1812 chromosome 2, Tu2.1, whole genome shotgun sequence, a single genomic window includes:
- the LOC125537170 gene encoding uncharacterized protein LOC125537170 (The sequence of the model RefSeq protein was modified relative to this genomic sequence to represent the inferred CDS: added 54 bases not found in genome assembly): AAGPPPPPHRAAGLPAPRPFSSPPRPPLRAVRVHTRFADEEAQAAALRARAGRLECAPPTATSCSTLSSSLRATAVRRRRTRGRRDSVRISPSDPAEAYDDTDVEALSAAVALYAPPLLAEPCLSVSPSMYAAGDPAGPSLSARGSADSSLAHHGVHQGAADHDPARQPHLPLPPEQGVHPDLALRAERQADRGQDHHFVP; the protein is encoded by the exons GGCCTTTCTCCTCTCCGCCGCGCCCTCCTCTCCGCGCCGTTCGAGTCCACACGCGGTTCGCCGACGAAGAGGCCCAGGCCGCCGCGCTCCGGGCCCGCGCCGGCCGGCTCGAGTGCGCGCCGCCCACCGCGACTAGCTGCTCAACACTCTCCTCGTCGCTACGGGCAACGGccgtgaggaggaggaggacgcgcGGGAGGCGCGACAGCGTCAGAATCAGCCCGTCTGATCCGGCCGAGGCCTACGACGACACGGATGTGGAGGCTCTGTCCGCCGCCGTCGCGCTATATGCCCCGCCCCTGCTCGCCGAGCCCTGCCTCTCGGTATCTCCATCCATGTACGCTGCCGGGGACCCTGCAGGTCCAAGCTTGTCGGCGAGGGGGAGCGCAGACAGCAGCCTAGCCCATCATGGCGTCCACCAAGGTGCAGCGGATCATGACCCAGCCCGTCAACCCCATCTTCCGCTTCCTCCAGAGC AAGGCGTGCATCCAGATCTGGCTCTTCGAGCAGAAAGACAAGCAGATCGAGGGCAGGATCATC ACTTTGTTCCGTAG